From one Nocardioides yefusunii genomic stretch:
- the topA gene encoding type I DNA topoisomerase — translation MPVAHKLVIVESPTKATKIGQYLGAGYVVESSIGHIRDLPQSAAETPASIKDKPWGRLGVDVENGFEPYYVVPRDKKAHITKLKKLLKDADELFLATDEDREGEAIAWHLLDELKPKGIPVRRMVFHEITKPAILAAAENPRELDMHLVEAQETRRILDRIYGYEVSPVLWKKVMSGLSAGRVQSVATRLVVDREKERMKFRVASYWDLEGTFDGGADVEPRMFPAKLHSVDGKRVARGSDFTQGGELKGAKDGSGSVVHLDRKAAEDLGDSLRQTSFEVRSVESKPYKRSPYAPFRTTTLQQEAGRKLGMSASVTMSVAQRLYENGFITYMRTDSTTLSSAAVGAARDQVRELYGAEYLPDVPRTYASKVKNAQEAHEAIRPAGESFKTPAQTGLTGDQFRLYELIWMRTVASQMKDATGHTVSVRLGGTASDGRDVVFGSSGRVITFHGFLKAYVEGTDDSSKQRDDAETRLPNLTEGAAVQAASITPSGHETKPPARFTEATLIKELEEREIGRPSTYASIISTIINRGYVYKKGTALVPAWIAFSVMRLMEEHFARQISYEFTAEMESVLDDIAGGRKQRVAELDEFYNGSDRFKGLHQLVTGLGEIDARELATFPIGDPADGIHLRVGRYGPYLEGPDDEGNPAAKRANVPDDLPPDELTTAKALELLANPAGEETVLGKHPESGYMVVAKNGRYGPYVTEVLPEDVPKTGKNAVKARTGSLFKSMALDTVTLEQALQLLSLPRVVGVDADGVEITAQNGRYGPYLKKGTDSRTIASEEQLLTITLDEALAIYAQPKARGRAAAAAPLKELGTDPVSGQPMVIKSGRFGEYVTDGEYNATLRKDDTVEKMTLERGAELLAEKRAKGPAKKAAKKGAKKTATKTAAKKTATKTAAKKTAAKKTTATKKATTTTAAKKTTKKAASTEA, via the coding sequence ATGCCTGTGGCACACAAACTGGTCATCGTGGAGTCGCCCACCAAGGCCACCAAGATCGGTCAGTACCTCGGTGCGGGGTACGTGGTGGAGTCCTCGATCGGTCACATCCGTGACCTGCCGCAGAGCGCTGCCGAGACTCCGGCGTCCATCAAGGACAAGCCGTGGGGTCGTCTGGGCGTGGACGTCGAGAACGGGTTCGAGCCGTACTACGTGGTGCCGCGCGACAAGAAGGCGCACATCACGAAGCTGAAGAAGCTCCTCAAGGACGCCGACGAACTCTTCCTCGCCACCGATGAGGACCGTGAGGGGGAGGCCATCGCCTGGCACCTCCTCGACGAGCTCAAGCCCAAGGGCATCCCGGTGCGCCGCATGGTGTTCCACGAGATCACCAAGCCCGCGATCCTCGCCGCCGCGGAGAACCCCCGCGAACTCGACATGCACCTCGTCGAGGCGCAGGAGACGCGCCGCATCCTCGACCGCATCTACGGTTACGAGGTCTCCCCGGTGCTGTGGAAGAAGGTCATGAGTGGCCTCTCCGCGGGCCGCGTGCAGTCGGTGGCGACCCGCCTCGTCGTCGACCGCGAGAAGGAGCGGATGAAGTTCCGCGTCGCCTCGTACTGGGACCTCGAGGGCACCTTCGACGGTGGCGCCGACGTCGAGCCGCGGATGTTCCCGGCCAAGCTGCACTCCGTGGACGGCAAGCGCGTCGCCCGGGGATCGGACTTCACCCAGGGCGGTGAACTCAAGGGCGCCAAGGACGGGTCGGGCAGCGTCGTCCACCTCGACCGCAAGGCGGCCGAGGACCTCGGTGACTCCCTGCGTCAGACCTCCTTCGAGGTCCGCTCGGTCGAGTCGAAGCCGTACAAGCGTTCTCCCTACGCCCCGTTCCGCACCACGACGCTGCAGCAGGAAGCCGGTCGCAAGCTCGGCATGAGCGCCTCGGTAACCATGTCCGTCGCGCAGCGTCTGTACGAGAACGGTTTCATCACCTACATGCGTACCGACTCCACGACGCTCTCGAGCGCCGCGGTCGGTGCCGCCCGTGACCAGGTCCGCGAACTGTACGGCGCCGAGTACCTGCCCGACGTCCCGCGCACCTACGCCTCCAAGGTGAAGAACGCCCAGGAGGCGCACGAGGCGATCCGTCCCGCCGGTGAGTCGTTCAAGACGCCCGCGCAGACCGGTCTCACCGGCGACCAGTTCCGTCTCTACGAACTGATCTGGATGCGCACCGTCGCCTCGCAGATGAAGGACGCCACCGGTCACACCGTCTCGGTCCGCCTCGGTGGCACCGCCTCCGACGGCCGCGACGTCGTCTTCGGTTCCTCGGGTCGCGTCATCACCTTCCACGGCTTCCTCAAGGCGTACGTGGAGGGCACCGACGACTCCTCCAAGCAGCGCGACGACGCCGAGACGCGTCTGCCCAACCTGACCGAGGGCGCTGCCGTCCAGGCCGCCTCGATCACCCCGTCGGGTCACGAGACCAAGCCGCCGGCCCGCTTCACCGAAGCGACCCTGATCAAGGAGCTCGAGGAGCGCGAGATCGGCCGTCCGTCGACCTACGCCTCGATCATCTCCACGATCATCAACCGCGGGTACGTCTACAAGAAGGGCACCGCCCTGGTGCCGGCGTGGATCGCGTTCTCCGTCATGCGCCTCATGGAGGAGCACTTCGCGCGCCAGATCTCCTACGAGTTCACCGCCGAGATGGAGTCGGTCCTCGACGACATCGCAGGTGGCCGCAAGCAGCGCGTCGCCGAGCTCGACGAGTTCTACAACGGCTCCGACCGTTTCAAGGGCCTGCACCAGTTGGTGACCGGCCTGGGCGAGATCGACGCCCGTGAGCTGGCGACGTTCCCGATCGGCGACCCCGCCGATGGCATCCACCTGCGTGTGGGTCGTTACGGCCCGTACCTGGAGGGTCCCGACGACGAGGGCAACCCGGCTGCGAAGCGTGCCAACGTCCCCGACGACCTCCCGCCGGACGAGCTGACCACCGCGAAGGCGCTGGAACTGCTCGCGAACCCGGCCGGTGAGGAGACCGTCCTGGGCAAGCACCCGGAGTCGGGCTACATGGTGGTGGCCAAGAACGGTCGTTACGGCCCGTACGTCACCGAGGTCCTGCCCGAGGACGTCCCCAAGACCGGCAAGAACGCCGTGAAGGCGCGCACCGGTTCGCTCTTCAAGTCGATGGCGCTCGACACCGTCACCCTCGAGCAGGCGCTGCAGCTGCTGTCGCTGCCTCGCGTGGTCGGCGTGGACGCCGACGGCGTCGAGATCACCGCGCAGAACGGTCGCTACGGCCCGTACCTGAAGAAGGGCACGGACTCGCGCACCATCGCGTCGGAGGAGCAGTTGCTCACGATCACCCTGGACGAGGCGCTGGCGATCTACGCCCAGCCCAAGGCCCGTGGTCGTGCCGCTGCTGCCGCCCCGCTCAAGGAGCTCGGCACTGACCCCGTCTCGGGTCAGCCGATGGTCATCAAGTCGGGTCGCTTCGGCGAGTACGTCACCGACGGTGAGTACAACGCGACGCTGCGCAAGGACGACACGGTCGAGAAGATGACGCTCGAGCGTGGCGCCGAACTCCTCGCGGAGAAGCGTGCCAAGGGGCCGGCCAAGAAGGCTGCGAAGAAGGGCGCCAAGAAGACGGCGACCAAGACCGCCGCCAAGAAGACCGCCACCAAGACCGCTGCGAAGAAGACGGCCGCGAAGAAGACCACTGCGACCAAGAAGGCCACCACCACGACGGCGGCCAAGAAGACGACGAAGAAGGCTGCCTCCACCGAGGCCTGA